A section of the Desulfuribacillus stibiiarsenatis genome encodes:
- a CDS encoding STAS domain-containing protein, which translates to MDIVKNGEKEAMIIPKGRIDMSNSHILKDKLLELYNDSYLFITIDFSDVAGIDSSGLGKLLLFQKKLKEKNGELKIINVSSEYIKKMFEMIHLNKVIHIETL; encoded by the coding sequence ATGGACATCGTGAAAAATGGCGAAAAGGAAGCAATGATAATACCAAAGGGTCGTATAGACATGAGCAATTCTCATATTCTAAAAGATAAATTACTTGAGCTTTATAATGATAGCTATTTATTTATTACAATAGACTTTTCCGATGTTGCAGGAATTGATAGCTCAGGATTAGGGAAATTGCTATTATTCCAAAAAAAGCTGAAAGAAAAAAATGGGGAATTAAAAATCATTAATGTGAGTAGTGAGTATATTAAAAAGATGTTTGAAATGATCCACCTAAACAAAGTAATTCACATAGAAACGTTATAA
- a CDS encoding chemotaxis protein CheD, with product MEVVKVWMADSNVAKFPNSIRTTGLGSCVGVTLYDPVTKVAGMAHVMLPSSTLAKNDEFKSAKYADTALPELLQMVLKEGASKARLVAKMAGGAQMFNFAGGSDTMKIGPRNVEACKEALKKLGIRLIAEDTGGNSGRTVELFTETGVYLIKTASRETREI from the coding sequence ATGGAAGTAGTTAAAGTATGGATGGCCGACTCAAACGTTGCCAAATTCCCCAATTCCATTAGAACAACAGGGTTAGGTTCATGTGTTGGCGTAACCTTATATGATCCAGTGACAAAAGTTGCTGGTATGGCGCATGTTATGCTTCCATCTTCAACGCTAGCCAAGAATGATGAATTTAAAAGTGCGAAATATGCTGATACAGCTTTGCCTGAATTGTTACAAATGGTTCTAAAGGAAGGTGCAAGCAAAGCTAGATTAGTGGCGAAAATGGCCGGTGGAGCCCAAATGTTTAATTTTGCAGGTGGGTCGGACACGATGAAAATAGGCCCTCGTAATGTAGAGGCGTGTAAAGAAGCGCTGAAAAAACTAGGCATACGTTTAATCGCTGAAGATACTGGTGGGAATAGTGGAAGAACCGTTGAGTTGTTTACAGAAACAGGAGTATATTTAATTAAAACAGCATCTAGAGAAACTAGAGAAATATAA
- a CDS encoding response regulator codes for MSAKVLIVDDAAFMRMMIKDILSKNGFTIVGEAANGEEAVERYKEHTPDIVTMDITMPEKDGIAALKDIKKINPAAKVIMCSAMGQQAMVIDAIQAGAKDFIVKPFQADRVLEAINKALG; via the coding sequence GTGTCCGCAAAGGTGTTAATAGTTGATGACGCAGCATTTATGAGAATGATGATTAAAGACATACTCTCTAAAAATGGTTTTACAATTGTTGGGGAAGCTGCAAATGGTGAAGAAGCAGTAGAAAGATATAAAGAACACACGCCAGATATCGTAACTATGGATATTACTATGCCTGAGAAAGATGGCATTGCTGCTCTTAAAGATATCAAGAAGATAAACCCAGCAGCGAAAGTGATTATGTGTTCTGCTATGGGTCAACAAGCGATGGTTATTGATGCGATTCAAGCAGGTGCCAAAGATTTTATTGTGAAACCTTTCCAAGCAGATAGAGTACTTGAAGCTATCAATAAAGCGTTAGGTTAA
- a CDS encoding sensor domain-containing protein: MKSSFLFKCVKQNNTIEYCSLDESLHLTEEQIVLLEQKVQDAFNGKCIDCSISFGKKDCMLVLRPVIKNHEIVEVIGHLIDLSHYHTFKNTIQLLPNIIFKAERDSETGVIRKTFNEGAIAKELGILTEQIIGKSVNDLYPKELIDIMIPAFNRAFAGETVEFLSEYQGRVFNNLVKPVVPGSEIIGYVTEITDHKLAERNLKHLIHHDQLTGLPNRILFHDRLTQAIIQAKRRNTKLFLLMFDLDRFKLVNDSLGHAVGDKLLQSVAKRMEKSLCNGETIARISGDGFAMILENVSDTNNIRTFADNIIENLSCPYLIQGNELYISSSIGISVFPDDGSDYDTLIKNADIALHQAKDRGSNTYQFYTYDMYSKNAKRLKLESDLRKAIDYQQFEVYYQPQMDAKSCQMIGMEALIRWHHPDIGLITPAEFIPVAEETGMIIAIGEWVMKEACKQTKKWHDMGYKPIKISVNLSPKQFQQEKLVESVAQILASTGLEANYLVLEITESISMYNIEFVIRTLEELNKLGIQVSIDDFGTGYSSLLYLKKFPIQSLKIDRSFINDITRDADDAAIALAVIAMAHSLDLKVIAEGVETEEQLQYLKQNSCDNFQGYLMGKPVPANQFEQFFLKKFE, from the coding sequence ATGAAAAGTAGCTTCCTTTTTAAATGTGTGAAGCAGAACAATACCATAGAATATTGTAGCTTGGATGAATCACTTCATCTTACAGAAGAACAGATTGTGCTTTTAGAGCAAAAAGTTCAGGATGCATTTAATGGGAAATGTATAGACTGCTCTATTTCCTTTGGGAAAAAAGATTGTATGCTTGTTTTGCGTCCCGTTATTAAAAACCATGAAATTGTTGAGGTGATTGGTCATCTCATAGATTTAAGCCATTATCACACGTTTAAAAATACGATTCAATTATTACCTAATATTATATTTAAAGCTGAGAGAGATTCAGAGACGGGAGTAATTCGCAAGACATTTAATGAAGGTGCGATAGCGAAAGAGCTTGGTATTCTCACAGAACAAATTATAGGCAAGTCCGTAAATGATCTTTATCCAAAAGAATTAATTGACATTATGATTCCTGCGTTCAATCGAGCATTTGCAGGAGAAACAGTGGAGTTTTTGTCTGAATATCAAGGCAGGGTATTTAATAACCTTGTGAAACCGGTTGTCCCAGGTTCGGAGATAATTGGCTATGTTACTGAAATTACAGATCATAAATTAGCGGAACGAAATCTTAAGCATCTTATCCATCATGATCAGTTAACAGGCTTACCGAATCGAATTTTATTCCATGACCGATTGACACAAGCAATTATTCAGGCAAAACGTCGTAACACGAAACTCTTTTTACTCATGTTTGATTTAGATCGATTTAAACTCGTGAATGATAGTTTAGGCCACGCAGTTGGTGATAAATTATTGCAATCCGTTGCGAAGCGAATGGAGAAAAGCCTATGTAATGGAGAAACAATTGCACGTATAAGTGGCGACGGGTTTGCCATGATATTGGAGAATGTATCCGATACTAACAATATCAGAACATTTGCAGATAATATTATCGAGAATCTATCGTGCCCGTATTTAATTCAAGGAAACGAATTGTATATAAGCTCGAGTATAGGCATTAGTGTATTCCCTGATGACGGTAGTGATTATGATACATTAATTAAGAATGCAGATATCGCGTTACATCAAGCAAAAGATCGAGGAAGTAATACATATCAGTTCTACACATATGACATGTACTCGAAGAATGCAAAACGTTTAAAGCTTGAAAGTGATTTGCGTAAGGCGATTGATTATCAACAGTTTGAAGTATATTATCAGCCGCAGATGGATGCAAAATCATGCCAAATGATAGGAATGGAAGCTCTGATTCGTTGGCATCATCCAGATATAGGTTTGATAACACCCGCAGAATTCATACCAGTGGCAGAAGAAACAGGGATGATTATAGCGATAGGCGAGTGGGTAATGAAAGAAGCATGCAAACAGACTAAGAAGTGGCATGATATGGGTTATAAACCAATTAAGATATCTGTGAATTTATCACCTAAACAGTTCCAACAGGAGAAATTAGTGGAAAGCGTCGCACAAATATTAGCATCTACAGGATTAGAAGCGAATTATCTCGTGTTAGAGATCACTGAAAGCATTAGTATGTATAACATTGAATTTGTAATCCGTACCCTGGAAGAATTAAATAAGTTAGGGATTCAAGTATCGATTGATGATTTTGGCACTGGATATTCCTCGTTGCTTTACTTGAAGAAGTTTCCGATTCAATCTCTTAAAATTGACCGTTCTTTTATCAACGATATTACTAGGGATGCGGATGATGCAGCGATTGCCCTAGCAGTCATAGCTATGGCCCATAGCTTAGATTTGAAAGTGATTGCAGAAGGGGTAGAAACTGAGGAGCAATTACAATATCTTAAGCAGAATAGTTGTGATAACTTCCAAGGCTACTTGATGGGCAAACCAGTACCTGCGAATCAATTCGAACAATTCTTCTTGAAAAAGTTCGAATAA
- a CDS encoding putative bifunctional diguanylate cyclase/phosphodiesterase, whose translation MNRKLRLLSITLYILALPLISYFFQDYIVIEIMSLLLLIGIGHHFWGYLGAVFTSSVCVGLATIDYFIYGQGSYLMYVFIAINMFANAIFGMKILLNDVILNNDDSYSETLQELSDSKEQFRILSRATQDAILIVNDRGQITYWNEAAHIIFGYTFEEIINKPWYLLINQHEYYDALLEGLNKFQEQVDTGCIEVLEIIALKKDGLEIPVEITVSTIFMRERWNAVIVVRNIADRKKDEEKIHRLAYYDSLTSLPNKVRFQEAVDELIVSQKSLSTDFAVFMLDLNQFKTVNDSLGHRIGDMLLIEVAKRLRFCFPEVENIYRFGGDEFAIVIDNYYSDTALENLALTIIKQFEKPYEVEGMNIFSSVSIGISCFPKDGTDMITLLRCADTAMYKAKTGSISNYVFFSSEMHAQEMEKLAIINDLQQALERNEFELYYQPQFSLNKQEVYGFEALIRWNHQEKGIIPPLKFIPIAEETGIIIEIGKWVLRTACLQQVAWYQQHAKAMCVAVNISMKEFQNTSFIGSVSNIIKETGIDSKYLELEITESIAMCDVKFVIQTLIQLKELGVSISIDDFGTGYSSLHVLKTLPIDQLKIDRSFIQDIQSNHQDKAIVETFITLAKKLQLSLVAEGVELDDQRKFLEELHCDIIQGYLISPPLKAQDTLRYLQ comes from the coding sequence TTGAACCGCAAGCTACGACTGTTAAGCATAACTTTATATATTCTAGCACTACCTCTCATTTCCTATTTTTTTCAGGATTATATTGTAATCGAGATTATGTCCTTGTTATTGTTGATTGGCATTGGTCATCACTTCTGGGGATATTTAGGCGCTGTCTTTACATCTTCCGTATGTGTAGGTCTTGCAACCATTGACTATTTTATTTATGGTCAGGGTAGTTATTTAATGTATGTTTTTATTGCAATTAACATGTTCGCAAACGCAATATTTGGGATGAAAATATTATTGAACGATGTTATTTTGAATAACGATGATAGCTATAGCGAGACCCTGCAAGAGTTAAGTGATAGTAAGGAACAGTTTCGCATCCTTTCTCGTGCTACACAGGATGCTATCCTAATTGTTAATGATCGAGGGCAAATTACTTATTGGAACGAAGCAGCCCACATAATTTTTGGCTATACATTTGAAGAAATCATTAATAAGCCATGGTATCTTTTAATTAATCAACACGAATATTACGATGCTTTATTAGAAGGACTCAATAAGTTTCAAGAACAAGTGGATACAGGGTGTATTGAAGTATTAGAAATCATAGCACTCAAGAAAGATGGGTTGGAAATACCTGTAGAGATTACAGTATCGACAATCTTCATGAGGGAACGTTGGAACGCTGTTATTGTTGTACGTAATATAGCGGACCGTAAGAAAGACGAGGAAAAGATTCACCGACTAGCGTACTATGATAGTTTAACGTCACTTCCTAACAAAGTTCGTTTTCAGGAAGCAGTCGATGAATTGATAGTTTCTCAAAAGAGTCTCTCCACTGATTTTGCCGTTTTTATGTTAGACTTAAATCAGTTTAAAACGGTGAATGATTCTTTAGGTCACAGGATTGGCGATATGTTGCTAATAGAAGTCGCTAAGCGATTAAGATTTTGTTTTCCTGAAGTGGAGAACATCTATCGCTTTGGTGGAGATGAATTCGCTATAGTGATTGATAATTATTACAGTGATACCGCTTTAGAGAACCTAGCTCTTACCATCATAAAACAATTTGAAAAGCCATATGAAGTAGAGGGTATGAATATTTTCTCTTCTGTGAGTATTGGCATTAGCTGCTTCCCTAAAGATGGAACGGATATGATTACATTATTGCGCTGTGCCGATACTGCAATGTACAAAGCAAAAACTGGATCGATTAGTAATTATGTATTCTTCTCAAGTGAAATGCATGCACAAGAAATGGAGAAGCTTGCAATTATTAACGATTTGCAGCAAGCGCTAGAGAGAAACGAATTTGAACTGTACTATCAGCCACAATTCTCGCTGAATAAGCAAGAAGTCTATGGTTTTGAGGCATTAATACGTTGGAACCATCAAGAAAAAGGCATCATTCCACCATTAAAATTCATTCCGATTGCAGAAGAAACTGGGATTATTATAGAAATCGGTAAGTGGGTACTTCGTACTGCTTGTCTACAGCAAGTCGCTTGGTATCAACAGCATGCGAAAGCAATGTGTGTCGCTGTGAATATTTCTATGAAAGAGTTCCAAAATACTAGCTTTATAGGCTCTGTTTCCAATATAATAAAAGAAACGGGTATCGATTCTAAATATTTAGAACTCGAAATTACAGAAAGCATTGCTATGTGTGATGTGAAGTTTGTTATTCAGACACTGATTCAATTAAAAGAGTTGGGAGTATCTATATCCATTGATGATTTCGGTACGGGATATTCCTCTTTACATGTGCTAAAGACTTTACCGATTGATCAACTGAAGATTGATCGATCGTTCATTCAAGATATTCAAAGTAACCATCAGGATAAAGCAATCGTAGAGACCTTTATTACGCTAGCTAAAAAATTACAGTTATCTTTAGTAGCAGAAGGTGTTGAATTAGACGATCAGAGGAAGTTTCTGGAGGAATTACATTGTGATATTATACAAGGGTATTTAATTAGTCCTCCGTTAAAAGCACAAGACACGTTAAGGTATCTCCAATAA
- a CDS encoding HD-GYP domain-containing protein: MIQKQLSYLLVNDILAKDVEDPRGSGLQLLSKGHRLTPKDISLLIKYEITTVHVEEEEKKISDAIIHQVHNLWSNINQEFNESYIENLNQVKQLFNSVALNEDNSSIDQVLSNFAPVLEGALNRSYLLHVLHKIRGFDDYTYRHCLNVSLLSGVIGKLLGLSLDEITELSQAGLLHDIGKMKISNDIINKQGRLTNDEYNRIQFHTTYGYEVLQGMAIPTKIQTAALAHHERLDGSGYPLGLKGDEIPYYAQIIAIADTYDAICSDRVYHKKESPYIAIEELNKGIYNGHFNPQVVLTFTHFLISGYVGYPVLLNNGKRAKIMLIHTDEPQRPLLLLDGEYIDLRKKRELHIKDIIL, translated from the coding sequence ATGATACAAAAACAGCTTTCCTATTTGCTCGTAAATGATATTCTTGCCAAAGATGTTGAAGATCCAAGGGGTTCTGGTTTGCAGTTGCTTAGTAAAGGTCATCGTTTAACCCCTAAAGACATATCACTTCTTATTAAATATGAGATTACCACTGTTCATGTAGAGGAAGAAGAAAAGAAAATATCAGATGCAATCATTCATCAGGTACATAATTTATGGTCTAACATTAACCAAGAGTTTAATGAATCTTATATAGAAAATTTAAACCAAGTAAAGCAGCTTTTTAATAGCGTAGCTTTAAATGAGGATAATTCGTCGATTGACCAAGTTCTCAGTAATTTTGCGCCAGTTTTGGAGGGGGCATTGAATCGTAGCTATCTTCTGCATGTACTGCACAAGATTAGAGGGTTTGACGACTATACCTATCGTCATTGCTTAAATGTGAGCTTACTATCCGGTGTAATTGGCAAACTCTTAGGATTGTCTCTTGATGAAATCACGGAATTAAGCCAAGCTGGTCTATTACATGATATAGGTAAAATGAAAATTAGCAATGATATTATTAATAAACAAGGCCGATTAACGAACGATGAGTATAATCGGATTCAATTCCATACAACATACGGGTATGAAGTGTTACAAGGAATGGCGATTCCTACGAAAATACAAACGGCTGCATTGGCACATCACGAAAGGCTTGATGGTTCCGGATATCCTTTAGGACTTAAGGGTGATGAGATTCCTTATTATGCGCAAATCATTGCCATTGCTGACACTTACGATGCCATATGCTCTGACCGTGTATATCATAAGAAAGAGTCCCCTTATATTGCGATAGAAGAGCTGAATAAAGGGATATATAATGGTCATTTCAATCCGCAAGTAGTATTGACATTTACACACTTTCTCATAAGTGGATATGTTGGATATCCAGTACTATTAAATAATGGGAAAAGAGCTAAGATTATGCTAATCCACACAGATGAGCCACAACGACCACTACTTTTATTGGATGGAGAGTACATTGATCTTCGTAAAAAACGAGAGTTGCATATTAAAGATATAATCTTATAG
- a CDS encoding SpoIIE family protein phosphatase yields the protein MNVRLIEQAEIQLKKLTQAIEQSPVSVVITDVSGTIEYVNPKFIEVTGYTLEEAIGANPRVLKSGIQSTQYYKDMWRLLASGKEWRGEFHNRKKNGELYWEWASISPIKDNDGEITHFVAVKEDITERKLAEEKLEKAYEEINLNLNKAVELHKKFMPTSMPRIEGFNLSAHYMPAQKLGGDFYNIIDFENQTLIYIVDVSGHGLDGAMLTIFLRETINHYIYEEHAKHRSLTSKGILNFIKTQCLKETILEEHFVCLLVGVLDKHTNKFSFSNAGIQIPIFIANEDGSISTLEIQGMPISYYIDPQMYEFTEIEIEMDVGSTLFIATDGLIEQENNGVPFGLHRIHTFLEKNYFKESQQQVINMNELYFKFLDGNACLDDVTFLVIQRNPKILRAWNFKINKIEDIASLEKQLSKLICCNEINMNSFFISLQEIITNAIEHGHKMNQSKIVKIDIFLFKHFLKLQVTDQGEGFDWRKRIDKKIDLENYSERGRGISLSSMCCEAIDYNEKGTTATLFFKKNNSENNLN from the coding sequence ATGAATGTAAGACTAATAGAACAGGCAGAAATACAATTAAAAAAATTAACACAAGCAATTGAACAAAGCCCTGTTTCTGTTGTCATTACTGATGTGTCTGGCACAATCGAATACGTGAATCCTAAGTTTATTGAAGTCACAGGTTACACATTAGAAGAAGCCATTGGTGCGAACCCACGAGTCTTAAAATCAGGTATACAATCGACACAATATTATAAAGATATGTGGCGCTTGCTAGCCTCAGGAAAAGAATGGCGTGGAGAATTCCATAATCGTAAGAAGAACGGTGAGTTATACTGGGAATGGGCCTCCATATCACCGATTAAAGATAATGACGGGGAAATCACACATTTTGTAGCGGTAAAAGAAGATATAACGGAACGAAAATTGGCAGAGGAAAAGCTAGAAAAAGCATATGAAGAAATTAACTTGAATTTGAATAAGGCTGTGGAGCTACATAAAAAGTTCATGCCAACTTCTATGCCAAGAATTGAAGGCTTCAACTTATCTGCTCACTATATGCCTGCCCAAAAATTAGGTGGGGATTTCTACAATATCATCGATTTTGAAAATCAGACGCTCATTTATATTGTGGATGTTTCTGGGCATGGACTTGACGGTGCAATGCTTACTATTTTCCTGCGTGAAACAATTAATCATTATATATATGAGGAACATGCGAAACACAGATCATTAACTTCCAAGGGTATTTTGAATTTTATAAAAACGCAATGTTTAAAAGAAACCATATTAGAAGAACACTTTGTATGCCTTCTAGTAGGAGTATTAGACAAACATACAAATAAATTCTCATTTAGTAATGCTGGGATTCAAATCCCCATATTTATAGCCAATGAGGATGGCAGTATTTCGACGTTAGAAATTCAAGGAATGCCGATATCTTATTATATTGATCCACAGATGTATGAATTTACAGAAATAGAGATTGAAATGGATGTAGGATCCACGTTGTTTATTGCTACGGATGGTTTAATTGAGCAAGAAAATAATGGGGTACCCTTCGGACTACACCGAATCCACACATTTTTAGAGAAAAACTACTTTAAGGAATCGCAACAGCAGGTCATTAATATGAATGAGTTGTATTTCAAATTTCTTGATGGAAATGCCTGTCTCGATGATGTAACTTTCCTTGTAATTCAAAGGAATCCTAAAATATTAAGAGCATGGAATTTTAAAATTAACAAAATTGAAGATATTGCGTCATTAGAAAAGCAGTTATCTAAACTCATTTGTTGTAATGAAATAAATATGAATTCTTTTTTTATTTCGTTACAAGAAATTATAACGAATGCCATAGAGCATGGTCATAAGATGAATCAATCGAAAATAGTAAAGATTGATATTTTTTTATTTAAACATTTTCTTAAATTACAAGTAACGGATCAGGGCGAAGGTTTTGATTGGCGAAAGAGAATTGATAAGAAAATCGATCTAGAGAATTATTCCGAACGGGGTAGAGGAATTTCATTATCATCTATGTGTTGTGAAGCCATTGATTATAATGAAAAGGGAACAACAGCAACACTATTTTTCAAGAAAAATAACTCTGAAAATAATCTAAATTAA
- a CDS encoding chemotaxis protein CheX, translating into MVYKHAKPFIRAFSSIAKQQFGQNVHIGELHKGESQITTKDVSIIVGVTNELVGQIIFGMEQDCSKAIVKAMMGGIEVSELDDMGRSALQEYFNWVCGNAAANFIDYDPPYTIDITPPIISIGISKIYPSCPEVYSVPLQLDSGISVELTMSVKERF; encoded by the coding sequence TTGGTCTATAAACATGCAAAACCGTTTATAAGAGCCTTTTCTAGTATTGCCAAACAGCAATTCGGACAAAACGTTCATATTGGCGAGCTACATAAAGGAGAGTCCCAAATTACTACCAAAGATGTAAGCATTATTGTAGGTGTTACCAATGAATTAGTGGGACAGATTATTTTTGGGATGGAACAAGATTGCTCGAAGGCTATTGTCAAAGCGATGATGGGCGGCATCGAAGTGTCTGAATTAGATGATATGGGCAGAAGTGCATTACAAGAATATTTTAATTGGGTATGCGGGAATGCAGCAGCGAACTTTATAGATTATGATCCTCCTTATACAATTGATATTACTCCACCGATCATTAGTATTGGGATATCGAAAATATATCCAAGTTGTCCTGAGGTTTATTCTGTACCATTACAGCTAGATTCAGGCATTTCAGTAGAACTTACAATGTCAGTTAAAGAACGATTTTAA
- the htpX gene encoding protease HtpX: MKRIGLFLLVNMLVLLTIVIVTTLLGVGQYIEPTGINYTSLLAFSMVVGFSGAFISLAISRWMAKMMMNVRVLDPRANLSPRERDLVEKVHTFARNAGITDMPEVGIYNSPEVNAFATGPSKNRSLVAVSSGLLQRMDDDAIEGVLAHEVAHVANGDMVTMTLVQGVINTFVVFLSRVAAFAASRFVREDMAHIVHFVLIIVFQILFGILGSIAVMAFSRYREYRADFGGADLAGKEKMIRALQQIKQSVHMVSQDQEAYQSLKINGGKSKLLGLFASHPDLDDRIRRLQER, encoded by the coding sequence ATGAAAAGAATAGGATTATTTCTATTAGTAAACATGCTTGTATTATTAACGATTGTCATTGTGACGACACTTTTAGGTGTGGGTCAATATATTGAACCAACGGGAATCAATTATACTAGCTTATTAGCATTTAGTATGGTAGTAGGTTTCTCAGGCGCATTTATATCTTTAGCAATATCTCGTTGGATGGCTAAAATGATGATGAATGTGCGTGTGCTTGATCCACGTGCTAACCTTTCACCTAGAGAAAGAGATCTAGTGGAGAAAGTTCATACGTTTGCTAGAAACGCTGGTATAACAGATATGCCAGAAGTAGGGATCTATAATTCACCGGAAGTCAATGCATTTGCAACAGGTCCGTCTAAAAATCGATCATTAGTAGCAGTATCATCAGGCTTATTACAACGCATGGATGACGATGCCATTGAAGGTGTATTAGCCCATGAAGTTGCCCACGTAGCAAATGGTGATATGGTAACCATGACGCTTGTTCAGGGTGTCATCAATACGTTTGTAGTGTTCTTATCTCGTGTTGCCGCTTTTGCTGCGTCGAGATTTGTTCGCGAAGATATGGCGCATATAGTACATTTTGTACTTATCATTGTTTTTCAAATTTTATTTGGAATCCTAGGAAGTATAGCTGTAATGGCATTCTCGAGATATAGAGAATATCGTGCTGATTTTGGTGGAGCTGATTTAGCAGGTAAAGAGAAGATGATTCGAGCGCTTCAACAAATCAAGCAAAGCGTGCATATGGTGTCTCAGGATCAAGAGGCATACCAGTCCTTGAAGATTAACGGCGGGAAAAGTAAGCTGTTAGGATTATTCGCATCACACCCTGATTTAGATGATCGTATTCGCAGACTTCAAGAAAGATAG
- a CDS encoding chemotaxis protein CheC, protein MKDPIRNITAFQLDVLKEISNIGAGNAATSLSKLLNKAVDMEVSRVLPMHFNEITEYVGGAEHIVATVFLRIQGDISGNMFFVISTEAARELVKDLIGQAEEEFTEMSYSVLQEIGNILSGSYLTALSDFTGLDLQPSVPSLAIDMAGALLGEGLMELGRSGDYAILIDAKIGLRETLELTVVQNGGGHFFLLPDPESFEKLFTALGVQNHGSS, encoded by the coding sequence ATGAAAGACCCGATCCGTAACATAACCGCATTTCAACTAGACGTATTAAAGGAAATTAGTAATATTGGTGCAGGGAATGCTGCTACCTCCCTATCAAAGCTTCTAAATAAAGCGGTAGATATGGAAGTTTCTCGTGTTTTACCAATGCATTTTAATGAAATCACTGAATACGTGGGTGGCGCAGAGCACATCGTTGCAACTGTATTTTTGCGCATTCAAGGTGATATTTCAGGGAATATGTTTTTCGTCATTAGCACTGAGGCAGCCCGGGAGCTTGTAAAAGATTTAATTGGGCAAGCAGAGGAAGAGTTTACTGAAATGTCATACTCTGTCTTGCAAGAAATAGGAAATATTTTATCAGGATCGTATCTCACGGCCTTATCGGATTTTACCGGACTAGACTTACAACCAAGTGTACCATCTTTAGCTATAGATATGGCAGGAGCGCTACTAGGGGAAGGTCTTATGGAGCTTGGACGTAGTGGCGATTATGCAATTCTAATAGATGCTAAAATTGGACTTCGTGAAACTCTTGAACTAACAGTAGTTCAAAATGGGGGAGGTCATTTTTTCTTATTGCCTGATCCTGAGTCTTTTGAAAAATTGTTTACCGCGTTAGGGGTGCAAAACCATGGAAGTAGTTAA
- a CDS encoding bacteriohemerythrin, which yields MKVQWSSDLETGVGIIDDQHRKLVDRISDFVDAVAENNNEDIEETVNYLIGYTIQHFGAEELIMIRHGYVDFKNHRDEHTRFIKMVYDAKKSLISDNLSIQQIENLRDELVDWAINHIKVMDKDIAKHIKI from the coding sequence ATGAAGGTACAATGGTCAAGTGATCTTGAAACGGGTGTAGGAATTATTGACGATCAGCATCGAAAACTTGTTGATCGAATCTCTGATTTTGTTGATGCTGTAGCTGAGAATAATAACGAAGATATTGAAGAAACAGTAAACTATCTTATTGGTTATACAATTCAACACTTTGGTGCAGAAGAATTGATTATGATTCGCCATGGCTATGTTGATTTTAAAAACCATAGAGATGAACATACTAGATTTATTAAAATGGTATATGATGCGAAAAAGTCATTAATTTCAGACAATCTTTCCATTCAGCAAATAGAAAACTTGCGAGATGAATTAGTAGATTGGGCAATAAACCATATTAAGGTTATGGATAAGGATATTGCTAAACATATTAAAATTTAA